From a region of the Paenibacillus sp. FSL R10-2734 genome:
- a CDS encoding sugar phosphate isomerase/epimerase family protein, protein MVKPIITNKIGVIVDSFQVGVKEGLRKAKEAGADGVQIYAVQGELDPANISPSARREWKEYIASLGLEISALVGDLGGHGFQDPAQNRAKIEKSKRIMELAKELGTDIVTTHIGIVPSDHTSKIYETMHIACEELSRYAHEMNSYFAIETGPEPAARLKTFLDGLGSKGVSVNFDPANMVMVTGDDPVQGVHTLKDYIVHTHAKDGLKLADIDPRDVYGQYGYEAPALDHEKMAEMAETGSAFREVPLGAGSVDWNNYLQALNDIGYTGFLTIEREVGTNPEEDIRQAVNFLKGFRVWAR, encoded by the coding sequence ATGGTTAAACCAATTATCACCAACAAAATCGGCGTTATCGTAGACAGTTTTCAGGTCGGAGTGAAAGAGGGCTTGCGCAAAGCAAAAGAAGCAGGGGCAGATGGAGTTCAGATTTATGCGGTGCAAGGCGAATTAGATCCCGCTAATATATCTCCGTCAGCCCGCCGTGAATGGAAGGAATACATTGCTTCACTGGGTCTCGAAATCTCTGCCCTCGTTGGAGATTTAGGCGGACATGGATTTCAGGACCCTGCACAGAACCGTGCCAAAATCGAAAAGTCCAAACGCATTATGGAGCTGGCCAAGGAGCTAGGTACAGATATCGTAACTACACATATCGGTATTGTTCCCTCTGACCACACCAGTAAAATTTATGAAACCATGCACATCGCCTGTGAGGAACTAAGCAGATACGCGCATGAGATGAATTCTTACTTTGCGATTGAGACTGGACCGGAACCCGCTGCGCGTCTGAAGACGTTCCTCGACGGTTTGGGTTCCAAAGGGGTTTCTGTTAATTTTGACCCGGCCAACATGGTGATGGTGACTGGTGATGATCCCGTGCAAGGTGTTCATACACTAAAAGACTACATTGTACACACCCATGCTAAAGATGGTCTCAAACTTGCCGATATCGATCCGCGCGATGTTTACGGTCAATATGGTTATGAAGCACCCGCATTAGACCATGAGAAGATGGCTGAAATGGCCGAGACCGGCTCGGCGTTCCGTGAAGTTCCACTTGGAGCAGGTTCTGTCGACTGGAACAATTATCTGCAAGCGCTGAACGACATCGGTTATACAGGTTTCCTGACCATAGAACGGGAAGTTGGCACTAATCCAGAGGAAGATATCCGCCAGGCTGTGAATTTTTTAAAGGGTTTTCGGGTCTGGGCACGGTAG
- a CDS encoding sugar phosphate isomerase/epimerase family protein → MKLGISTYSLHSAYSTGELTLEGVIETIADLGAEHAEIVPLGINLVENPELIDQIVRTAAGRGLELSNYAIGANFSGLETAEMQREVERVKREVDVCAALGIQRMRHDVASSNDLSITHFLEELPRLAEACREIADYAAGLGITTSVENHGYFIQHSDRVQALVHAVGRDNFRTTLDIGNFLCADENPLIAVTNNIKLASMVHFKDFYIRPQDRQPGEGWFQSSGGNWLRGAIVGQGDIDMPSVIRIVKESGYDGFISVEFEGMEECRKGTRLGLEYIKRVWNQI, encoded by the coding sequence ATGAAGTTAGGAATCAGTACTTACAGTCTGCATTCAGCTTATTCGACGGGTGAGCTCACGCTTGAAGGTGTCATTGAGACGATCGCCGATCTGGGCGCAGAACATGCAGAGATTGTACCCTTGGGCATCAATTTGGTTGAAAATCCTGAGCTAATTGATCAGATTGTACGAACAGCAGCGGGGCGTGGTCTAGAATTGTCCAATTATGCTATTGGGGCGAATTTTTCCGGGCTGGAGACAGCGGAAATGCAGCGGGAAGTCGAGCGGGTAAAGCGGGAAGTAGACGTCTGTGCGGCATTAGGCATTCAGCGGATGCGGCATGATGTAGCTTCGTCAAACGATCTATCAATCACGCATTTTTTGGAAGAGCTTCCACGTTTGGCTGAAGCCTGCCGAGAAATTGCCGATTATGCCGCAGGTTTGGGCATTACGACCAGTGTGGAGAATCATGGATACTTTATTCAGCACAGCGATCGTGTACAGGCGTTGGTTCACGCAGTAGGAAGAGACAACTTCCGTACAACACTCGACATTGGCAACTTCTTGTGCGCAGATGAGAACCCGCTTATTGCTGTGACTAACAACATCAAGCTTGCTTCGATGGTACATTTCAAAGATTTTTATATTCGTCCGCAAGACCGCCAGCCTGGCGAAGGTTGGTTCCAGTCCTCCGGTGGGAACTGGTTGAGGGGGGCAATCGTTGGTCAAGGAGACATCGATATGCCGAGTGTAATTCGAATCGTTAAGGAAAGCGGTTACGACGGATTTATCTCAGTAGAATTTGAGGGAATGGAAGAGTGCCGTAAGGGGACAAGACTTGGATTGGAATACATCAAGCGGGTTTGGAACCAAATCTAA
- a CDS encoding Gfo/Idh/MocA family oxidoreductase translates to MDIIKIGVIGTGSISGMHLSAYRINPQTTIYAVCDLNEERARAVATEYNVENVYTDYRELLANSEIDAVSICTWNNSHAEISIAALEAGKHVLVEKPLCRTVDEALQVQQAVEKSGKILQVGFVRRYDSNAQLLHTLVEQGEFGEIYYAKATTFRRLGNPGGWFSDIERSGGGPLIDIGVHVIDLCWYLMGRPNPVSVSANTYRKLGNRSNIKNLSFYKAADYDAANNTVEDLANALIRFENGASLMVDVSFTLHAKEDERSVRLYGDKGGFEIDPEIVIVKEQADTIVNIYPQTDNKGFEFNSAFQNEINHFANNISTGSTPISPVQDGVTIMKILGAIYESAAKGEEVKL, encoded by the coding sequence ATGGATATAATCAAAATTGGTGTAATAGGTACGGGCTCTATCTCCGGCATGCACTTAAGTGCTTATCGGATTAATCCGCAGACAACCATATATGCAGTATGTGATCTGAATGAAGAGCGTGCACGCGCAGTTGCTACTGAATATAACGTCGAAAACGTATACACTGATTACCGTGAATTGCTGGCCAATTCCGAAATAGATGCAGTCAGCATCTGCACATGGAATAACTCTCATGCTGAGATCAGCATCGCGGCGCTTGAGGCAGGCAAGCATGTGCTAGTGGAAAAGCCGCTTTGCCGCACGGTTGATGAAGCGCTTCAGGTTCAGCAGGCGGTGGAAAAGAGCGGCAAAATTCTGCAAGTAGGCTTTGTAAGACGTTATGATTCCAATGCCCAGCTACTTCACACATTGGTGGAACAAGGAGAATTCGGCGAAATCTACTATGCGAAGGCTACGACGTTCCGGAGACTTGGCAATCCCGGCGGCTGGTTCAGTGATATTGAACGCTCCGGCGGCGGACCGCTGATCGATATCGGCGTCCATGTGATCGATCTATGCTGGTATTTGATGGGCCGTCCGAACCCAGTATCGGTAAGTGCCAATACCTACCGGAAGCTCGGCAATCGTTCTAATATCAAGAATCTTTCTTTCTATAAAGCGGCTGATTACGATGCAGCGAACAATACGGTGGAAGATTTAGCAAATGCACTAATTCGTTTTGAGAATGGAGCTTCGCTGATGGTCGATGTTAGCTTTACACTGCATGCTAAGGAAGACGAGCGCTCGGTGCGCCTGTACGGTGACAAGGGTGGTTTTGAAATTGATCCTGAGATCGTCATCGTCAAAGAACAGGCGGATACGATCGTCAATATTTATCCGCAGACCGATAATAAGGGGTTTGAGTTCAACAGTGCATTCCAGAATGAAATTAATCATTTTGCGAACAACATCAGCACTGGCTCTACACCGATTAGTCCTGTGCAAGACGGCGTTACAATCATGAAAATACTCGGTGCGATTTATGAATCCGCAGCCAAAGGTGAAGAGGTGAAACTATGA
- a CDS encoding AraC family transcriptional regulator → MLDYDKHLQEPMDMPNPEFPIKVHTQRFNQEGVLLFPHHWHEHLEFLFIESGEAVFECGRTPFNVRAGDLVAVNSNELHYGVSASSDLLYYAIIADTSLLHSAVSDAAETKFIAPIQQNQLLLRNHIRGDQHITDCALAIIRELELREFGYELAVKSELYRLLTLLLRRHIVTVLSQAEQERRIQTVERFAPVLRYIDTHYQEPIQVDELAALTGLSRFHFSRLFKELTGHTISEYINAVRLDRADYLLRHTQLTISEIATTTGFSDIYYFSRTFKKHRKVPPSSVRGF, encoded by the coding sequence ATGTTGGACTATGATAAACATCTACAGGAACCCATGGACATGCCGAATCCCGAGTTTCCGATTAAAGTACATACCCAGCGCTTCAACCAAGAGGGAGTTTTGTTGTTCCCACATCATTGGCATGAGCATCTTGAGTTTCTGTTTATTGAAAGCGGTGAGGCTGTTTTTGAATGCGGACGAACACCGTTTAACGTACGGGCTGGTGATTTAGTTGCTGTGAACAGCAACGAGCTGCATTATGGGGTGAGTGCTTCTTCTGATTTATTGTATTATGCGATTATAGCAGATACTTCTTTGCTGCATAGTGCGGTAAGCGACGCTGCCGAGACCAAGTTCATCGCCCCGATTCAGCAGAACCAGCTGCTGTTACGTAACCATATCCGGGGGGATCAGCATATTACAGACTGTGCGCTGGCGATTATTCGGGAACTGGAACTTCGCGAATTTGGGTATGAGCTGGCCGTCAAGTCCGAGCTATACCGCCTGCTGACGCTGCTATTGCGCAGACATATCGTCACCGTACTCTCACAAGCTGAGCAAGAAAGACGTATTCAAACCGTTGAACGCTTCGCACCTGTTTTGCGTTATATCGATACCCATTACCAGGAGCCGATTCAAGTTGACGAACTTGCGGCACTAACAGGGCTAAGCCGCTTCCATTTCAGTCGTCTCTTCAAGGAATTAACCGGACATACGATATCGGAATATATAAATGCTGTCCGTTTAGACCGTGCAGATTATTTACTAAGACATACCCAGCTAACGATTTCTGAAATCGCTACCACTACTGGCTTCAGCGATATCTACTATTTCAGTCGCACTTTCAAAAAGCATAGAAAAGTACCCCCTAGCAGTGTGAGAGGGTTCTAG
- a CDS encoding glycerophosphodiester phosphodiesterase produces MQKIQNSKMYFVFIHLALMILLCTSMYAYSPWIRTKVKEILEPADKVYTIAHRGASGYAPENTIPAFELAIDMESDYIELDIQLTKDRVPVVVHDDTVNRTTNGIGYVKNYTLEEISKLDAGSWFNEKYPMFARDIYAGLRIPTLDEVFERFGKDVDYMIEIKDPALNPNIETILNEQIVKYNLSDHVSIHSFSEASLRRFHSIDPEIPLYQIVWYNIPVYKIPESYINRVKTYAVGISPNFQKITKSFVAQVKNSGLKVFPYTVNYQVNMDKAVIWGVDGVHTNFPDRFSEVIKNNEK; encoded by the coding sequence ATGCAAAAGATTCAAAATTCTAAAATGTACTTTGTATTTATTCATTTGGCTTTAATGATCTTATTATGTACCTCAATGTATGCCTATTCTCCATGGATTCGTACGAAAGTGAAGGAAATTCTCGAGCCTGCGGACAAAGTATATACAATTGCTCACCGTGGTGCATCGGGATATGCACCTGAGAATACAATACCTGCGTTCGAACTTGCTATTGATATGGAAAGTGATTATATCGAGTTAGACATTCAATTAACAAAGGATCGTGTTCCTGTAGTTGTTCACGATGATACTGTTAATCGCACCACAAATGGAATAGGATATGTTAAGAATTATACCTTAGAGGAGATTTCGAAATTAGATGCTGGCTCATGGTTTAACGAAAAGTATCCCATGTTTGCTAGAGATATATATGCGGGATTACGTATTCCGACTTTAGATGAAGTATTTGAAAGGTTTGGAAAAGACGTGGACTATATGATTGAGATTAAGGATCCCGCTTTGAATCCGAACATTGAAACCATATTAAACGAACAAATTGTAAAATATAATCTGTCTGATCATGTTTCCATACATTCATTTAGTGAGGCAAGTTTACGTAGGTTTCATTCCATTGACCCAGAGATCCCACTTTATCAAATTGTTTGGTATAATATTCCAGTTTATAAAATACCTGAATCTTATATTAATCGAGTAAAAACTTATGCGGTTGGTATCAGTCCTAACTTTCAAAAAATAACTAAGTCCTTTGTCGCACAAGTGAAAAATTCTGGGCTAAAGGTATTCCCATATACAGTGAATTATCAAGTCAATATGGACAAAGCCGTGATTTGGGGTGTAGACGGGGTACATACCAATTTCCCTGATCGATTTAGTGAAGTGATTAAGAATAATGAGAAGTGA
- a CDS encoding CapA family protein — translation MTEIQIAAVGDLMVKRYIISDAKQSGGTYSFTPLFAKVAPYLRQADLTIGNLETTFAGNGQECRKSPRSGGPIFKCPDELAPALKEAGFDVLVTANNHCMDYGASGLIRTLRVLDRNEIDHTGTSKSVQESKNVLIKNVKGITIGILSYTSGTNRIPVPVNQPWLVNRVDTNKIIREIRNLKKKVDLVLLYMHFGNEYRYTPNKRQKRLVNLFFKNGANIILGSHPHVLQPIAVRGMKRFVSYSLGNFVSTKLKNIPYTQSGIILTLKIKKDNSGNTSITNVDYIPTCVNRRMTNGGKNISEVVPIHDALRSTGLTTERRNLLNRMLKHTSDIIKRK, via the coding sequence ATGACGGAAATTCAAATAGCTGCTGTGGGAGATCTCATGGTCAAACGTTACATTATTTCAGATGCTAAGCAGTCGGGCGGAACCTATTCGTTCACCCCTCTGTTCGCAAAAGTGGCTCCTTATCTGAGACAGGCGGATTTAACGATCGGTAATCTCGAAACCACTTTTGCCGGAAACGGGCAAGAATGCCGAAAAAGTCCACGATCTGGCGGTCCGATATTCAAGTGCCCAGATGAACTGGCCCCCGCGCTTAAGGAAGCTGGATTCGATGTCTTAGTAACGGCGAACAATCACTGCATGGATTATGGTGCCTCGGGTCTGATTCGAACGTTACGAGTACTGGATCGTAATGAAATCGACCATACCGGTACATCTAAGTCAGTACAAGAATCCAAGAATGTTCTTATCAAAAATGTCAAAGGCATTACGATTGGAATTCTCTCCTACACTTCAGGAACCAATAGAATCCCTGTACCGGTAAATCAGCCATGGCTAGTCAATCGGGTTGATACCAATAAAATCATTAGAGAAATTCGAAATTTAAAAAAGAAAGTCGATCTGGTGCTGCTTTATATGCATTTTGGAAATGAATATCGGTACACTCCAAATAAGAGGCAAAAGCGATTGGTAAACCTCTTTTTTAAAAATGGTGCAAATATCATTCTTGGATCTCACCCACATGTGCTTCAACCTATAGCGGTTCGAGGAATGAAGCGATTTGTCAGTTACTCGCTCGGTAATTTTGTTTCGACTAAACTTAAGAATATTCCATATACGCAGAGCGGAATCATCCTTACACTCAAAATCAAAAAAGACAATAGTGGAAATACGAGTATAACTAACGTCGATTACATCCCTACTTGCGTCAATCGAAGGATGACAAACGGTGGCAAGAATATTTCAGAGGTGGTCCCCATCCATGATGCCTTGAGAAGCACAGGATTAACAACGGAGCGGCGCAATCTTTTAAATCGTATGTTAAAGCATACGTCAGATATCATAAAAAGGAAATAA
- a CDS encoding nitrous oxide-stimulated promoter family protein → MAAQVKRQLNDGPKIRKEKEIVGKMIRIYCMKKHRQKVLCEECQELNEYASTRLSLCQFGEAKTACAKCPIHCYKRDYRQKIKEVMRFSGPWMLLYHPVESIRHIPLPGKLRKK, encoded by the coding sequence ATGGCAGCACAAGTAAAAAGGCAGTTGAATGATGGTCCGAAAATTCGAAAAGAAAAAGAAATTGTTGGGAAAATGATTCGCATATATTGTATGAAAAAACATCGTCAAAAAGTGCTGTGCGAGGAATGTCAGGAGTTAAATGAATATGCTAGTACAAGACTATCCCTCTGCCAGTTCGGTGAAGCAAAGACAGCATGCGCAAAGTGTCCTATCCATTGCTACAAAAGGGATTACCGTCAAAAAATTAAGGAGGTTATGCGTTTCTCAGGCCCATGGATGCTACTATATCATCCAGTTGAGTCCATTCGGCATATCCCTTTACCAGGTAAGTTAAGAAAAAAATAA
- the dhaK gene encoding dihydroxyacetone kinase subunit DhaK, with protein MKKIMNKPETLVREMCNGLVLAHPELDFNDKFKVISKKEINTDKVTLISGGGSGHEPAHAGFVGNGMLDAAVCGDVFASPSQIQVYQAIRSSASQKGTLLIIKNYSGDIMNFKNAAHLASEDGIQVEYVKVDDDIAVEDSLYTVGKRGVAGTVLVHKVAGAAAEAGLSLTEVKEAAQHAIDHVRTIGFAFTSCTVPAKGTPTFHIEEDEMEYGVGIHGEPGIRREKSVSADELAQRMVTSLLSNLQMNDDTQQEVAVLINGFGGTPLQELYLLNNSVIRELTAKNKRVFKVFVGNYMTSIDMAGASVSIMKLDETLKKWLSAPCDTPALSVKGSFEPVNYTEIIKEEKADSTVSFKNNTNAEAAVIKNNQFSLQNIVYLIDQMSEIIIENEVPFCELDSHAGDGDFGMSVAKGFKQLKVEWEDILAHHLSNIGDFLDACSLIIMEHCGGASGPIWGSGFRAASKSAQQKQELSIQEFADMMQAVVKGIQDTGERSFGRGAVVGDKTLIDALVPFADAWTQSAGQGDDIKLAATKAAEAAVLGAQKTSEIVARMGRAGTVGERSIGYPDAGAYALGVIFTELAKAMR; from the coding sequence ATGAAGAAAATTATGAATAAACCGGAAACACTAGTCCGGGAAATGTGCAATGGACTAGTCTTGGCGCATCCTGAGCTGGATTTTAATGATAAATTTAAAGTGATTTCTAAAAAAGAGATCAACACCGATAAAGTTACGCTTATTAGCGGTGGCGGAAGTGGACATGAACCGGCCCATGCCGGGTTCGTAGGTAATGGTATGCTGGATGCAGCCGTATGCGGTGATGTGTTTGCTTCTCCATCCCAGATTCAGGTCTATCAAGCGATCCGTAGTTCTGCGAGCCAAAAGGGCACGTTGCTAATTATTAAGAACTACAGCGGCGACATCATGAACTTTAAAAATGCAGCACATCTCGCAAGTGAAGATGGCATCCAAGTGGAATATGTTAAGGTAGACGATGACATTGCCGTCGAAGACAGTCTCTATACGGTAGGGAAGAGAGGGGTTGCTGGAACAGTTCTCGTTCATAAAGTAGCCGGGGCTGCGGCAGAAGCAGGACTATCCTTAACAGAAGTGAAAGAAGCGGCGCAGCATGCGATTGACCATGTTCGCACCATCGGCTTCGCCTTTACTTCTTGCACCGTTCCTGCCAAAGGGACCCCGACGTTTCATATCGAAGAGGATGAGATGGAATACGGTGTCGGAATTCACGGTGAGCCTGGAATACGCAGGGAAAAATCAGTGTCTGCGGATGAACTAGCGCAGCGGATGGTTACGTCCTTACTGAGCAATTTGCAGATGAATGATGATACGCAGCAAGAAGTTGCCGTTCTGATCAACGGATTTGGTGGAACACCACTGCAGGAGCTTTATTTGTTGAATAATTCTGTGATACGTGAATTAACAGCCAAAAATAAGCGAGTGTTTAAAGTATTTGTCGGCAACTATATGACCAGCATTGATATGGCAGGCGCATCGGTGTCGATTATGAAGCTGGATGAGACGCTGAAGAAATGGTTGTCTGCTCCGTGTGATACACCGGCATTGTCGGTTAAAGGTTCGTTTGAGCCGGTGAACTATACTGAGATCATCAAGGAAGAGAAAGCAGACAGCACGGTATCCTTCAAGAATAATACGAATGCTGAAGCAGCTGTAATTAAGAATAACCAGTTTTCCTTACAAAATATCGTTTATTTGATCGATCAAATGAGTGAGATCATTATCGAGAACGAAGTGCCGTTCTGCGAGCTAGATTCCCATGCCGGAGATGGAGATTTTGGGATGAGTGTAGCCAAAGGCTTCAAGCAGCTAAAAGTAGAGTGGGAAGACATTCTAGCTCATCATCTCAGCAATATCGGTGACTTCCTTGATGCATGTTCATTGATCATCATGGAGCATTGTGGTGGAGCATCTGGACCGATCTGGGGATCTGGCTTCCGTGCCGCAAGCAAGTCCGCACAGCAGAAGCAGGAGTTGTCCATTCAGGAGTTTGCCGATATGATGCAAGCCGTTGTCAAAGGGATTCAAGACACCGGTGAAAGATCTTTCGGAAGAGGTGCTGTCGTTGGAGACAAGACATTAATTGATGCGCTTGTACCCTTTGCGGATGCTTGGACACAAAGCGCTGGACAAGGCGACGATATCAAGCTGGCAGCTACCAAAGCGGCAGAAGCAGCAGTACTCGGTGCTCAGAAGACTTCCGAAATCGTTGCCCGTATGGGAAGAGCAGGTACGGTAGGCGAACGCAGCATTGGTTATCCGGATGCGGGAGCTTACGCGCTTGGCGTTATATTCACAGAGCTAGCTAAAGCGATGAGATAA
- a CDS encoding glycerol dehydrogenase, with product MRRAFISPTKYVQGENELLNLGYFVKTFGDSALLIAHPDDVTRVKDKLEATKQKFNITLVESGFHGECSRQEVARLQALAKEHQCACTIGLGGGKAIDTAKCVAEGEALIIVPTIAATDAPTSHSAVLYTPEGEFDDYAYFKQSPSVVMIDTTVIAKAPTRFLVAGMGDALSTYFEARATANSYSNVNAGLPCGVREGVCGEAKGTVTSLGLAKLCYETLLENGFKAKQACDLNIVTTALENIIETNILLSGLGFESGGLAAIHAIHNGLTALEGTHHYYHGEKVAFSTIAQLVLENADRSELKEVLDFCLSIGLPVCLADIGVEQVTYEELLEVAKKACIAEESIHSMPFPITVDAVASAIMAADQLGRQYKLSKEL from the coding sequence ATGAGAAGAGCGTTTATCAGTCCGACGAAATATGTGCAAGGTGAGAATGAACTATTGAATTTAGGTTATTTTGTAAAAACATTCGGTGATTCCGCACTGCTCATTGCACATCCAGATGATGTAACACGTGTGAAAGATAAATTAGAGGCAACTAAACAGAAATTTAATATAACCCTAGTTGAAAGCGGCTTTCATGGGGAATGCTCAAGACAAGAGGTCGCAAGATTGCAGGCTCTAGCCAAGGAGCATCAATGTGCATGTACGATTGGTTTGGGTGGAGGTAAGGCGATTGATACGGCAAAATGCGTAGCAGAAGGGGAAGCACTGATTATCGTTCCAACTATAGCAGCCACTGATGCACCAACAAGCCACTCCGCAGTCCTCTATACCCCAGAGGGCGAATTCGATGATTATGCTTATTTCAAGCAAAGTCCGAGTGTAGTCATGATCGATACAACAGTGATTGCCAAAGCGCCTACAAGATTTCTTGTTGCAGGGATGGGAGATGCACTCTCGACTTATTTTGAAGCAAGAGCTACAGCAAATTCTTATTCCAACGTGAATGCAGGCTTACCTTGCGGAGTGCGTGAAGGGGTTTGTGGGGAAGCTAAAGGGACGGTAACATCGCTAGGACTTGCCAAACTGTGCTATGAAACTTTGCTTGAGAATGGATTCAAGGCGAAGCAGGCTTGCGATTTGAATATCGTAACGACAGCCTTAGAAAATATCATTGAAACGAATATTTTGTTATCAGGACTGGGCTTCGAAAGTGGAGGCTTGGCAGCAATTCATGCGATTCATAATGGCTTAACGGCTTTGGAAGGAACACATCATTATTATCATGGTGAGAAGGTAGCTTTCAGTACAATTGCTCAATTAGTGCTTGAAAATGCAGACCGTTCCGAATTAAAAGAAGTGTTAGACTTCTGCCTGTCGATTGGCCTTCCAGTGTGCTTAGCGGATATTGGAGTAGAGCAAGTAACTTATGAGGAACTACTTGAGGTTGCCAAAAAAGCATGTATTGCTGAGGAATCCATTCATTCGATGCCGTTTCCAATTACGGTTGATGCGGTAGCATCTGCGATTATGGCTGCCGACCAATTAGGACGTCAATACAAACTAAGCAAGGAGCTTTAA
- a CDS encoding PocR ligand-binding domain-containing protein, which translates to MPKSRFNLEEIIDLKKWEKLQDSLSLVTKMAILTVDYKGVPVTKHSFCQPFCQGVRQDSNLSQYCQKCDARAGIEAVRLNKPYIYLCHFNIIDIAIPIIIDNQYLGAIMAGQLKLREPDVSHLEQIVSRPPNVDANMKFKTLQEDYEALPVLSYDEVTKCVDLLLQLSTYIVEEAIHKRTTVDLYKRVLTSDIDAAVSTETFDETDRAYRKIQSIQQELSGALIETKLKNGAQRFVSTNSVLQPAFDYIYAHKNENFTLKEMAKLCHISSSYFSRIFTKETGENFSLFVARLKIEWAKQLLESTDAPIHQVSDDLGFCDTGYFIKTFKRFENLTPAVYRNMYMS; encoded by the coding sequence ATGCCCAAATCTCGCTTTAATTTAGAAGAAATTATTGATTTGAAGAAATGGGAGAAGTTGCAGGACTCCTTATCGCTTGTTACTAAAATGGCCATTCTTACCGTTGACTATAAAGGCGTTCCCGTGACCAAACACAGCTTCTGTCAGCCCTTCTGCCAAGGCGTACGCCAGGATTCTAACCTCTCTCAATACTGTCAAAAGTGTGATGCACGCGCCGGTATCGAAGCCGTTCGTTTGAACAAGCCGTATATTTATTTATGCCATTTCAACATCATCGATATCGCCATTCCAATTATTATTGACAATCAATATCTAGGTGCAATTATGGCCGGACAGCTTAAGCTTCGTGAACCTGACGTGTCACATCTGGAGCAGATTGTATCCAGGCCACCTAATGTAGACGCGAACATGAAGTTTAAGACGCTCCAAGAGGATTATGAAGCACTCCCTGTCTTATCCTATGATGAAGTAACGAAATGCGTGGACTTACTGCTACAGCTAAGCACCTATATCGTGGAAGAAGCCATTCATAAGCGTACGACAGTCGATTTGTACAAAAGAGTGCTGACCTCAGATATTGACGCAGCTGTATCAACTGAAACTTTCGACGAAACAGACCGTGCGTATCGCAAAATCCAATCCATTCAGCAAGAACTGTCAGGGGCGCTCATCGAGACCAAATTGAAGAATGGGGCTCAAAGATTCGTCTCTACAAATTCAGTGCTTCAGCCTGCTTTTGATTACATCTATGCGCACAAGAATGAGAATTTCACCCTAAAAGAAATGGCCAAGCTTTGTCATATCAGCTCCAGTTATTTCAGCCGCATATTCACAAAAGAAACAGGCGAGAATTTCTCCCTCTTCGTTGCCAGGCTCAAGATTGAATGGGCCAAACAGCTGCTGGAGTCCACAGACGCACCTATTCATCAAGTGAGCGATGATTTAGGATTCTGTGATACGGGCTATTTTATTAAAACATTCAAAAGGTTCGAGAACCTCACACCCGCTGTATACCGGAATATGTATATGAGTTGA